A single window of Nasonia vitripennis strain AsymCx chromosome 4, Nvit_psr_1.1, whole genome shotgun sequence DNA harbors:
- the LOC100120331 gene encoding myo-inositol 2-dehydrogenase, with protein sequence MATARFRNDSPYLKPKPEPTPEDYLYKKYVADYQLITDKKKEPVIGVAIFGLGRAGTIHMSHLVSNPRVKLLYVVDDMESKWNDLKSYWRLDDIPVISSKQADQVYKDPKVNAVVVCSPTYTHEEIVTKALDHKKAVFCEKPIAEDPKGTAKCYECAVKNGKPLFCAFNRRFDPSYENVRQRVRNGEIGHAHTIRLTARDSPLPTIEYLKVSGGIFHDCMVHDIDLMTYVLGEYPTKVAVHASAHIPEIKAIKDFDTVAGIFHFPSGTVGMVDLSRNSVYGYDQRMEVFGPRGVVDATNEQPMHCVTTQYGQNGQRRPPIWYSFASRFKLAYYKEMEHFLDVVLGKAQPAVQAKEILAVSKIASACEESARSGKTVDIKWADGELPTNV encoded by the exons atggcAACCGCTAGATTCAGGAACGACTCGCCTTATCTCAAGCCAAAACCTGAGCCTACGCCCGAGGATTACCTCTACAAGAA ATATGTGGCCGACTATCAATTAATAACTGACAAGAAGAAGGAACCGGTCATCGGAGTTGCGATTTTCGGTCTGGGTCGTGCCGGTACCATCCACATGTCCCACCTAGTCAGTAACCCACGTGTCAAGCTTCTCTATGTTGTGGACGACATGGAATCGAAGTGGAACGATCTCAAGAGCTACTGGCGCCTCGACGACATCCCCGTGATTTCTAGCAAACAAGCCGACCAAGTCTACAAAGACCCCAA AGTCAATGCCGTGGTCGTCTGTTCGCCGACCTACACCCACGAGGAGATCGTGACCAAAGCCCTGGACCACAAGAAGGCGGTGTTCTGCGAGAAGCCGATCGCCGAGGACCCAAAGGGCACCGCCAAGTGCTACGAATGCGCGGTGAAGAACGGCAAGCCCTTGTTCTGCGCGTTCAACCGTCGGTTCGACCCGAGCTACGAGAACGTCAGGCAGCGAGTCCGCAACGGAGAGATCGGCCATGCCCACACCATCAGGCTAACTGCCAGAGACTCGCCCCTGCCGACGATCGAGTACCTCAAGGTCTCCGGTGGTATCTTCCACGACTGCATGGTCCACGACATCGACCTGATGACTTACGTGCTCGGGGAGTATCCCACTAAG GTCGCGGTGCACGCGAGCGCCCACATCCCGGAGATCAAGGCGATCAAGGACTTCGACACGGTGGCTGGGATCTTCCACTTCCCCTCGGGCACCGTCGGCATGGTCGACCTTTCCCGCAACTCCGTCTACGGCTACGACCAGCGTATGGAGGTCTTCGGACCGCGAGGCGTCGTCGACGCAACCAACGAACAGCCCATGCACTGCGTCACCACCCAGTACGGCCAGAACGGCCAGCGCAGGCCACCGATCTGGTACTCGTTCGCCAGCAGATTCAAACTAGCCTATTACAAGGAGATGGAGCACTTCCTCGACGTTGTGCTCGGCAAGGCCCAGCCTGCTGTCCAGGCCAAGGAGATTCTCGCGGTGAGCAAGATCGCTTCGGCTTGCGAGGAATCCGCGAGGTCCGGTAAGACTGTTGACATCAAGTGGGCCGACGGAGAGCTGCCTACTAATGTTTAA
- the LOC100120298 gene encoding nuclear distribution protein nudE homolog 1-like isoform X1 produces the protein MMEIDAPSNFASKDDEVRYWMDVAQQMCQRKEEIEREMIEFQENSELYEKELETSFEQTDKRNRDLCRRNETLESENSQLKLRLSEQMAVQAKFQAQLHEQKRHNDQLLVCIRKLEQQNDDLEKANRESKTAEEELEMQFNSVLEKLALLQTDVEEKEGLKVVVQRLKDENKELKQQIQVDTRQYNSNSRLPMKSEEMQNIAISQVFERMMEFDRPQSKKEMRNMREMEEQVDSLQDALRISKEAQEDIASKFDSAVKKIALLEAELSDKKNVQATIQKLQEENRDLSQEMDVRLRAHKSKTLLERTRSHSISSKLQEEKQRSSAGNRVSRNIENRVKKGKEEEKRQQNLTWFLKRLRYSQPNWMRRKEQN, from the exons ATGATGGAAATAGATGCGCCATCGAACTTCGCTTCAAAGGACGACGAGGTGCGCTACTGGATGGACGTCGCTCAGCAAATGTGCCAGAG aaaagaGGAAATCGAGCGAGAAATGATCGAGTTCCAAGAGAACTCGGAGCTCTACGAGAAGGAGCTGGAGACGTCATTCGAGCAAACTGACAAACGAAATCGTGATTTGTGCCGCAGGAACGAGACGCTAGAGTCCGAGAACTCCCAGCTCAAGCTTCGGCTTAGCGAGCAGATGGCCGTTCAGGCGAAATTCCAGGCACAGTTGCACGAACAGAAGAGGCACAACGATCAGCTGCTCGTTTGCATAAGGAAACTCGAGCAGCAGAACGATGATCTGGAAAAGGCCAACAGAGAGTCGAAGACGGCCGAGGAGGAGCTGGAGATGCAGTTTAACAGTGTGCTGGAAAAGTTGGCGTTGCTTCAGACGGACGTCGAGGAGAAGGAGGGATTGAAGGTCGTCGTGCAGCGGTTGAAGGACGAGAACAAAG AACTGAAGCAGCAAATTCAAGTCGACACGAGACAGTACAACAGCAACAGCCGGCTACCCATGAAATCTGAGGAAATGCAGAATATCGCGATCAGTCAAGTTTTTGAACGTATGATGGAATTTGATAGACCGCAGAGTAAGAAAGAGATGCGGAACATGCGAGAAATGGAAGAACAAGTCGACAGTTTGCAGGATGCCCTGAG gatcaGTAAAGAGGCTCAGGAGGACATTGCATCCAAGTTTGACTCGGCCGTGAAGAAGATCGCATTACTCGAAGCGGAGCTGAGCGACAAGAAAAACGTCCAGGCAACCATCCAGAAGCTTCAAGAGGAAAACAGAGACCTGTCGCAGGAAATGGATGTACGTCTTCGCGCGCACAAAAGCAAGACCCTTCTCGAGAGGACGCGTTCCCACTCGATCAGCAGTAAGTTGCAGGAGGAAAAGCAGAGAAGCTCCGCGGGCAACCGCGTGAGCCGTAACATCGAGAACAGGGTTAAGAAAGGCAAGGAAGAGGAAAAGCGCCAGCAGAATCTCACCTGGTTCCTCAAGAGATTGAGATACTCCCAGCCCAACTGGATGCGCAGAAAGgagcaaaattaa
- the LOC100120298 gene encoding nuclear distribution protein nudE homolog 1-like isoform X2: MMEIDAPSNFASKDDEVRYWMDVAQQMCQRNETLESENSQLKLRLSEQMAVQAKFQAQLHEQKRHNDQLLVCIRKLEQQNDDLEKANRESKTAEEELEMQFNSVLEKLALLQTDVEEKEGLKVVVQRLKDENKELKQQIQVDTRQYNSNSRLPMKSEEMQNIAISQVFERMMEFDRPQSKKEMRNMREMEEQVDSLQDALRISKEAQEDIASKFDSAVKKIALLEAELSDKKNVQATIQKLQEENRDLSQEMDVRLRAHKSKTLLERTRSHSISSKLQEEKQRSSAGNRVSRNIENRVKKGKEEEKRQQNLTWFLKRLRYSQPNWMRRKEQN; the protein is encoded by the exons ATGATGGAAATAGATGCGCCATCGAACTTCGCTTCAAAGGACGACGAGGTGCGCTACTGGATGGACGTCGCTCAGCAAATGTGCCAGAG GAACGAGACGCTAGAGTCCGAGAACTCCCAGCTCAAGCTTCGGCTTAGCGAGCAGATGGCCGTTCAGGCGAAATTCCAGGCACAGTTGCACGAACAGAAGAGGCACAACGATCAGCTGCTCGTTTGCATAAGGAAACTCGAGCAGCAGAACGATGATCTGGAAAAGGCCAACAGAGAGTCGAAGACGGCCGAGGAGGAGCTGGAGATGCAGTTTAACAGTGTGCTGGAAAAGTTGGCGTTGCTTCAGACGGACGTCGAGGAGAAGGAGGGATTGAAGGTCGTCGTGCAGCGGTTGAAGGACGAGAACAAAG AACTGAAGCAGCAAATTCAAGTCGACACGAGACAGTACAACAGCAACAGCCGGCTACCCATGAAATCTGAGGAAATGCAGAATATCGCGATCAGTCAAGTTTTTGAACGTATGATGGAATTTGATAGACCGCAGAGTAAGAAAGAGATGCGGAACATGCGAGAAATGGAAGAACAAGTCGACAGTTTGCAGGATGCCCTGAG gatcaGTAAAGAGGCTCAGGAGGACATTGCATCCAAGTTTGACTCGGCCGTGAAGAAGATCGCATTACTCGAAGCGGAGCTGAGCGACAAGAAAAACGTCCAGGCAACCATCCAGAAGCTTCAAGAGGAAAACAGAGACCTGTCGCAGGAAATGGATGTACGTCTTCGCGCGCACAAAAGCAAGACCCTTCTCGAGAGGACGCGTTCCCACTCGATCAGCAGTAAGTTGCAGGAGGAAAAGCAGAGAAGCTCCGCGGGCAACCGCGTGAGCCGTAACATCGAGAACAGGGTTAAGAAAGGCAAGGAAGAGGAAAAGCGCCAGCAGAATCTCACCTGGTTCCTCAAGAGATTGAGATACTCCCAGCCCAACTGGATGCGCAGAAAGgagcaaaattaa